One Maniola jurtina chromosome 25, ilManJurt1.1, whole genome shotgun sequence DNA segment encodes these proteins:
- the LOC123878113 gene encoding uncharacterized protein LOC123878113, producing MEVQLPISLPGSNLKEKHHHLNSLVNEAYKKNISFQDICLQQESSPIDRIFKIDLASKYRNVEYIIDNLKNDDMLYVSRALKCHWILESQYGDIINPVHLENTLYPAMIQPAVNKMKHAIQLHLKDKKRCEDFYNYYKANWDEAFNFFWHCSNEFITSEFPNIIDKFSHKQLKIVFEVYPAICKLYFEILPNNKTALEKYVNNAQKYFNCIKSVLKYDGNLFLDIVEKYYDTSSFIAFGPSITEYIMKNYRNRFEAKSELYANSILHMKTLAANMTSDQAKEFILKLARAEYLNYWFTYKTVEPLIKRLKIEERSAFKKKIFVDKTIDCKVKDWPYPTPKALVLEAEEVAYANAFTDIQHEPYEYEYHPYQACGMRSRMKCARYQSCYADDCCEVLPGGKSPLDQLFNRYRFIGFEQTFYELSKNLLAESTIQGRLNMMLVLISKSGGVPSQVEKFMKLMVERHRNEPTTLRAAVVRSLVKRGSAWRLPENVWSLILQFGVDVGLDGADTDPVCREGLHTVILRHILADTPVSPTLLSGFLRQFSTLSEYKLNIEEKKLVAKRLPQLILSSDANAFLDTLVEYKVNIKDVPNAEDALLKAAKTNPGLVARLYGAKILRRELFHKTFALKQNNAAYINALRHDLTPLQNGKSFAELLKKECPNHDRFLKTLHIYFGEPDGLAEKHRIALEDAFLSTPKHGFARSLSTLLTNKELLQRIFEFEAERPQSKSQLLMSTGLRANAHMSKPAVDVDALDWKWIGAKPVANKTLTCRKNDRERYIRKLLEWRRTARIAVRLSDKTPSSVDTFIAFCTLRPLAAAKVGFSLYLAKDNIEPRIWDAMKSIILNKDISQKKRFLKKLSDPNSISKNVEADYWVQVFNIFAKIDYKQAMPMLCRLENLMYNVDQNFVRAVVIKFIEAGEFDSTNTKCLYVRVIAKHLLLCKTEDEQKEAIEKVCEPFFDAIEVLLKTPETKKHLIKLLQDLVFALKYSKVFLSDQYVNCMPVFEVILKRMHKLLPIEEYFAKYVEIHLTMLYYKTINQAKKHKPGIFDDVKKRKEAIEIVGRIFGNYIGHEIKELVNKYFKSVVDLYKVPLKEYLREYFHFDESRNVLVTFVVKGLLEVGTTEAFILAEYVFEKEQEYNISEPHCEEILKILKDCKDEEVKVFLYADVIAVPCN from the coding sequence ACACTTTATATCCAGCAATGATCCAACCAGCTGTAAATAAAATGAAGCATGCTATACAGCTACATcttaaagataaaaaaagatGTGAAGACTTCTACAATTACTACAAAGCTAACTGGGATGAGGCATTCAATTTTTTCTGGCACTGCTCCAATGAATTTATTACTAGTGAATTTCCCAATATAATTGATAAATTCTCTCACAAACAGTTAAAAATAGTTTTCGAAGTCTATCCTGCGATATGCaaactatattttgaaattttaccaAACAACAAAACAGCACTCgaaaaatatgtaaacaatGCACAAAAATACTTCAATTGTATTAAAAGTGTATTAAAATACGATGGCAATCTGTTTTTGGACATCgttgaaaaatattatgatacaaGCTCATTTATAGCTTTCGGTCCATCTATAACTGAGtatataatgaaaaattatagaaatagaTTTGAAGCTAAGAGTGAATTATATGCAAATTCTATTCTTCACATGAAAACTCTGGCAGCTAACATGACGAGTGACCAAGCTAAAGAATTTATACTGAAACTTGCAAGAGCAGAATATTTGAACTACTGGTTTACGTACAAAACAGTTGAACCGTTAATAAAGCGATTAAAAATAGAAGAAAGATCagcttttaaaaagaaaatctttGTTGATAAAACAATCGATTGTAAAGTCAAAGACTGGCCTTATCCAACACCTAAAGCTTTAGTACTAGAAGCTGAGGAGGTGGCATATGCCAATGCATTTACAGACATACAACATGAGCCATACGAATATGAGTATCACCCATATCAAGCCTGTGGGATGCGTAGTAGGATGAAGTGTGCTAGGTATCAAAGTTGCTATGCAGATGATTGTTGTGAAGTTTTACCTGGGGGAAAATCTCCTCTGGATCAGTTGTTCAACCGATATCGTTTCATAGGTTTTGAGCAAACTTTTTATGAGCTAAGCAAAAACTTGCTAGCAGAAAGTACAATCCAAGGTCGTCTCAATATGATGCTAGTCCTTATCAGCAAAAGTGGGGGTGTTCCAAGCCAAGTAGAAAAATTTATGAAGCTCATGGTGGAAAGACATAGAAATGAACCGACAACTCTTCGAGCGGCTGTTGTTAGGTCTCTTGTAAAACGCGGGTCTGCTTGGCGATTGCCTGAAAATGTCTGGTCATTAATACTACAATTTGGGGTAGACGTAGGTTTGGATGGAGCTGACACCGATCCAGTTTGCCGTGAAGGTCTTCACACAGTGATCTTACGCCACATTTTGGCTGATACGCCAGTATCACCTACTTTACTGTCAGGCTTTCTTCGCCAATTTTCAACATTGTCTGAATACAAACTTAATATTGAAGAGAAAAAACTAGTAGCCAAACGTCTACCCCAGCTTATATTATCTTCAGATGCAAATGCATTCTTGGACACGCTTGTCGAGTATAAGGTCAATATAAAAGATGTACCAAATGCTGAAGATGCTCTTCTTAAAGCAGCAAAAACAAATCCAGGATTAGTAGCTAGGCTATACGGAGCTAAAATATTACGTCGTGAACTCTTCCACAAAACTTTTGCTCTGAAACAGAATAATGCTGCGTATATTAACGCATTGCGACACGATTTAACTCCATTGCAAAATGGGAAGAGTTTTGCTGAATTGCTCAAAAAAGAATGTCCAAATCACGACCGATTTCTCAAAACTCTCCATATATATTTTGGTGAACCAGATGGTTTAGCAGAGAAACACAGGATTGCTTTAGAAGATGCATTTTTGTCAACCCCAAAACATGGGTTTGCGCGTTCTTTATCCACTCTTTTAACTAATAAAGAATTGTTACAACGTATTTTCGAATTCGAAGCAGAAAGACCTCAATCAAAGTCGCAACTTCTGATGTCTACAGGACTTAGAGCTAATGCTCATATGAGCAAACCAGCAGTAGATGTTGATGCCTTAGACTGGAAGTGGATTGGAGCAAAGCCGGTTGCCAATAAAACTTTGACTTGCAGAAAAAATGATCGGGAACGATATATAAGGAAGCTTTTAGAATGGCGTCGCACGGCAAGAATAGCAGTCCGTCTTTCTGATAAAACTCCTTCGTCTGTTGACACTTTTATTGCTTTCTGTACATTGCGACCTTTAGCAGCTGCAAAAGTAGGCTTCTCATTATATTTAGCAAAAGACAACATCGAACCTCGTATTTGGGATGCTATGAAATCTATAATTCTAAACAAAGACATATCTCAAAAGAAGAGATTTTTGAAGAAATTATCTGATCCCAATTCGATTTCCAAAAATGTTGAAGCCGATTACTGGGTACAAGTTTTTAACATATTCGCCAAAATCGATTATAAACAAGCTATGCCTATGCTTTGTCGATTGGAAAACCTTATGTACAATGTAGATCAAAATTTCGTTAGAGCTGTGGTCATAAAATTCATTGAAGCCGGCGAATTTGATTCAACCAATACAAAATGTTTGTATGTTAGAGTCATCGCCAAACACCTCCTTTTGTGTAAAACTGAAGACGAACAAAAAGAAGCAATCGAAAAAGTTTGCGAACCCTTTTTCGATGCCAtagaagttttattaaaaactccTGAAACGAAAAAACATTTGATCAAACTGCTACAGGATCTCGTATTCGCTTTGAAATacagcaaagtgtttctttctGATCAATACGTGAATTGTATGCCAGTGTTTGAAGTAATACTCAAAAGGATGCACAAACTTTTACCTATAGAAGAGTATTTTGCTAAATACGTAGAGATACATCTAACTATGCTCTATTATAAGACAATTAATCAAGCTAAGAAACACAAACCTGGTATTTTCGATGATGTCAAAAAACGAAAGGAAGCTATAGAGATAGTTGGTAGAATTTTCGGAAATTACATAGGTCACGAAATTAAGGAACTTGTTAACAAATACTTCAAGTCTGTGGTGGACTTGTATAAAGTTCCGTTAAAGGAATATCTGCGTGAATATTTCCATTTCGATGAAAGCAGGAATGTTTTAGTTACCTTTGTGGTGAAAGGCCTTCTGGAAGTTGGTACGACGGAAGCGTTTATTTTGGCGGAATATGTTTTCGAAAAGGAACAAGAATACAACATTTCTGAACCACATTGTGaagagattttgaaaattttgaaggaTTGCAAAGATGAGGAAGTTAAAGTATTTCTATATGCTGATGTTATTGCAGTGCCTTGCAATTAA